The following coding sequences are from one Anabas testudineus chromosome 16, fAnaTes1.2, whole genome shotgun sequence window:
- the ddr1 gene encoding epithelial discoidin domain-containing receptor 1 isoform X1, which produces MAFLSLRLFPVTVLTVLVALVSSSEEHEWHFNPAQCRYALGMEDGTIPDSDITASSAWSDSTEAKHGRLSTGEGDGAWCPAGAVFPSGSEYLQVDLHKLHFLALVGTQGRHADGHGQEFARSYRLRYSRDGVKWITWKDRWSQDVVSGNKNTYDIVLKDLGPPIVARMVRFYPLADRVMSVCLRVELYGCLWNDGLKAYTAPVGHVMQLPGMPVYLNDSTYDGSTEQGMQFGGLGQLCDGVLGGDDFIQTKELRVWPGYDYLGWSREALGQGSVDIEFDFEKPRVFHNMQVHSNNRHTQGVRVFSKVECLFKPGILQPWSSPALTLPVPLEDLKDPSSRPISLPLGGRLAQILLCKFYFADRWLLISEISFISEPFEEDVIEPDSFLPNLPKNPTTSSSPPIDIHTSSSPTTSPRSSNSTAGPSESPTTTTFTTDNTANWTLSEFASVTLKTGLPVAKDDSSNTAILIGCLVGIILLLLAVIAVILWRQYWKKILGKAQGSLSSDELRVHLSVPSDNVVINNTHSYSSRYQRIHTFPDDREHEREGEGEYQEPSALLRPRDHRDSTALLLNNPAYHLLLSDHRKGTRPLVVPSTSQEKSLNVPQACGLDMEKGFHPAQEEPPPYPGSPPYPSVSPPVSPPLPPSVPHYAEADIVSLQGVSGNNTYAVPALASSSPGADAAPLPELPRQCLIFKEKLGEGQFGEVHLCEIENPQDLPNLEFPFNVRKGRPLLVAVKILRPDASKNARNDFLKEVKILSRLKDPNIIRLLGVCVSSDPLCMVTEYMECGDLNQYLSHRVLLDKTGPSHNISTISYPALISMASQIASGMKFLASLNFVHRDLATRNCLVGGERGESGEDRGGERHIKIADFGMSRNLYAGDYYRIQGRAVLPIRWMAWECILMGKFTTASDVWAFGVTLWEMLSVCQEQPYSNLTDEQVIDNAGEFFRDQGRQVYLSRPAVCPQGLYELMLSCWNRDCKLRPSFAYIHSFLTEDAMNMV; this is translated from the exons atgGCCTTTCTTTCCCTGcggctgtttcctgtcactgtgctTACAGTCCTGGTGGCACTGGTGTCGTCTTCAGAGGAACATGAGTGGCACTTTAACCCAG CTCAGTGTCGTTACGCCCTGGGGATGGAGGATGGCACCATCCCAGACTCTGACATCACTGCATCTAGTGCCTGGTCAGACTCTACTGAAGCCAAACATGGAAG GTTGAGCACTGGAGAGGGGGATGGAGCGTGGTGCCCTGCAGGAGCTGTTTTCCCCAGTGGATCAGAATACCTTCAG GTTGACTTGCACAAACTTCACTTCCTGGCTCTGGTTGGTACCCAGGGTCGTCATGCAGATGGGCATGGCCAGGAGTTTGCCCGCAGTTATCGGCTCCGCTACTCTCGAGATGGAGTGAAATGGATCACGTGGAAGGACCGATGGAGCCAGGAT GTGGTGTCTGGTAATAAGAACACCTATGATATTGTGTTGAAAGACCTGGGTCCTCCAATTGTGGCACGCATGGTGCGCTTCTACCCCCTGGCTGACCGGGTTATGAGTGTTTGCCTTCGGGTGGAGCTCTACGGTTGTTTATGGAAcg ATGGGTTGAAGGCTTACACAGCTCCAGTGGGTCACGTCATGCAACTGCCCGGCATGCCTGTCTATCTAAATGACTCTACATATGACGGAAGCACTGAGCAAGG GATGCAGTTTGGAGGCCTGGGTCAACTGTGTGACGGTGTCCTAGGAGGAGATGACTTCATACAAACTAAAGAGCTGAGAGTGTGGCCCGGGTACGACTACCTGGGCTGGAGCCGGGAAGCCCTTGGGCAAGGCAGTGTGGACATTGAGTTCGACTTTGAGAAACCACGTGTCTTCCACAACATGCAG GTGCACAGTAATAACCGCCACACCCAGGGTGTGCGAGTCTTCAGCAAGGTGGAGTGTCTTTTTAAGCCTGGCATCCTCCAGCCTTGGTCTTCTCCTGCGCTCACCCTGCCGGTGCCCCTGGAGGATCTGAAAGACCCTTCCTCACGACCCATCTCCCTCCCACTGGGCGGGCGTCTGGCTCAGATCCTTCTCTGCAAATTCTACTTTGCTGACCGCTGGCTGCTCATCAGTGAGATATCCTTCATCTCTG AGCCGTTTGAGGAGGATGTTATAGAGCCTGATTCATTCCTCCCTAATCTTCCCAAGAATCCCACCACCAGTTCGTCTCCGCCTATTGATAtccacacctcctcctctcccacaaCGAGCCCCAGGTCCTCCAACTCCACTGCTGGGCCTTCTG AatcccccaccaccaccaccttcacGACGGACAACACTGCTAACTGGACGCTGTCAG AATTTGCATCTGTGACTCTCAAGACAGGGCTTCCTGTAGCCAAGGATGACAGCAGTAACACAGCTATTCTGATAGGTTGCCTGGTGGGCATCATACTTCTGCTGCTGGCTGTGATAGCCGTCATTCTGTGGAGGCAATACTGGAAAAAGATACTGGGCAAG GCCCAGGGCAGTCTGTCCAGTGATGAGCTGCGGGTCCACCTGTCAGTCCCCTCAGACAATGTGGTcattaacaacacacacagctactCGAGCCGCTACCAGCGCATACACACTTTCCCTGATGACCGCGAGcatgaaagagagggagaaggagagtACCAGGAGCCAAGTGCTCTGCTCCGACCAAGGGATCACAGAGACAGCACAG CCTTGCTGCTAAACAACCCAGCCTATCATCTGCTCCTGTCAGATCACAGAAAAGGCACAAGACCCCTAGTCGTCCCCAGCACCTCTCAGGAAAAGAGTCTTAATGTGCCCCAGG CCTGTGGTTTGGACATGGAGAAGGGCTTCCACCCTGCTCAGGAGGAGCCTCCTCCCTACCCTGGCTCCCCTCCTTACCCTTCCGTTTCTCCCCCGGTATCGCCCCCACTGCCTCCCAGCGTCCCCCACTATGCTGAGGCAGATATTGTGAGCTTGCAAGGTGTCAGTGGTAACAACACCTACGCCGTGCCCGCCTTGGCCTCTTCGAGCCCCGGGGCCGACGCTGCCCCACTGCCAGAGCTGCCGCGCCAGTGTCTCATTTTTAAGGAGAAGCTGGGAGAGGGACAGTTTGGGGAG GTGCACCTGTGTGAAATCGAAAACCCTCAGGACCTTCCAAACTTGGAGTTTCCCTTCAACGTGAGAAAAGGTCGCCCTCTTCTGGTGGCAGTGAAGATACTACGTCCAGATGCATCCAAAAATGCCAG AAACGATTTCCTGAAGGAGGTGAAAATCTTGTCGCGACTCAAGGACCCAAACATCATCCGGCTactgggagtgtgtgtgagcagtgatCCCTTGTGTATGGTCACTGAATACATGGAATGTGGAGACTTGAACCAGTATCTGTCCCACCGAGTGCTTCTGGATAAGACAGGGCCTTCACACAACATCTCCACCATCAG TTATCCAGCCCTCATCTCCATGGCCAGCCAGATAGCATCAGGAATGAAGTTTCTCGCATCCCTCAATTTTGTGCACCGGGATCTGGCCACACGTAACTGTCTAGTTGGGGGTGAGAGGGGTGAGAGCGGAGAGGATCGGGGCGGAGAGCGTCACATCAAGATAGCAGACTTTGGCATGAGCAGAAACTTATACGCTGGAGACTACTACAGGATCCAAGGCAGAGCTGTGTTGCCAATACGCTGGATGGCCTGGGAGTGTATCCTcatg GGTAAGTTCACCACGGCCAGCGACGTGTGGGCATTCGGGGTCACTCTGTGGGAGATGCTGAGCGTTTGTCAGGAGCAACCATACTCCAACCTCACAGATGAACAGGTCATCGACAACGCTGGGGAGTTCTTCAGAGACCAAGGCAGACAG GTGTATCTGAGCAGGCCAGCTGTGTGTCCTCAGGGTCTCTACGAGCTCATGTTGAGCTGCTGGAACAGAGACTGCAAGCTCCGTCCATCTTTTGCCTACATCCACTCTTTCCTCACAGAGGACGCCATGAACATGGTGTAA